The Planctomycetaceae bacterium genome has a segment encoding these proteins:
- a CDS encoding HD domain-containing protein, with the protein MVRDFNTESLSHDPIHGYIPFISRVGLPEGEAAEQDLIDHPWVQRLRQIHQLQTAWWVFPSAEHMRFQHVLGVMHLGSVTVNAWYESLSDACRNVPSRAYVESLVRIAGLLHDVGHGPFGHFFDDHYLDQFDLTHEDIGSHIIEHELGEIIRRIRRNPSGKLTALEELDPRQVAWLIRRPGGSPADDEGHPDWLLKLRSLFSGIYTVDNMDFVLRDAFMSGYNTRAFDISRLIHYSFFTNQGLTIHSRGLPTLINFIETRANLFRTIYFHRTVRGIDIALEDYFTQTMQRMFPGNPLEHLKAYQGLTETSFLVDVSRWADSEDEQLRELGVHWKAILNRDEMWRMACERTLHFHSGQAESTTIFSEPDLMERRIREHLPKSIQKIPLRIDVARHYHRPSARRPVGKQNYWYDPASGQSFELDDDELFRSLPTSFIIFRIYSRDHGHDKELSAALQKVSGGTGGDTKTNM; encoded by the coding sequence ATGGTTCGCGACTTCAATACCGAGAGTCTCTCGCACGACCCGATTCATGGCTACATTCCGTTTATTTCCCGAGTTGGTTTGCCGGAAGGGGAAGCGGCTGAGCAGGATTTGATTGATCATCCCTGGGTTCAGCGGCTGCGGCAGATTCATCAGCTGCAGACGGCGTGGTGGGTGTTTCCGTCGGCTGAGCACATGCGATTTCAGCACGTTCTGGGTGTCATGCATCTGGGATCGGTAACGGTCAACGCGTGGTATGAATCTCTGTCAGATGCGTGCCGCAACGTCCCCTCGCGAGCCTACGTCGAAAGCCTGGTTCGCATTGCGGGACTCCTTCACGACGTGGGGCATGGTCCGTTTGGGCACTTTTTCGATGATCATTACCTGGATCAGTTCGATCTGACGCACGAAGATATCGGTAGTCACATCATCGAACACGAACTGGGTGAGATTATTCGTCGAATTCGGCGCAACCCATCCGGAAAGCTCACGGCTCTTGAGGAACTGGATCCTCGTCAGGTTGCCTGGCTGATCCGGAGACCAGGTGGTAGTCCGGCTGATGACGAAGGACACCCGGACTGGCTGCTTAAGCTGCGATCTCTATTCAGTGGCATTTACACCGTGGACAATATGGACTTTGTCCTGCGAGATGCTTTCATGTCCGGGTATAACACGCGGGCGTTCGATATTTCGCGTCTGATCCATTACAGCTTTTTCACGAACCAGGGACTGACAATTCATTCTCGAGGCCTGCCAACGCTGATCAATTTCATCGAGACGCGGGCCAATCTCTTTCGAACAATTTACTTCCATCGTACTGTTCGTGGCATTGATATCGCGCTGGAAGACTACTTCACACAAACGATGCAGCGGATGTTTCCGGGGAACCCACTTGAGCATTTGAAGGCGTACCAGGGACTGACCGAAACGTCTTTTCTGGTGGATGTTTCACGATGGGCCGACAGTGAAGACGAGCAGCTCAGGGAGCTGGGAGTTCACTGGAAGGCCATCCTGAATCGTGATGAGATGTGGAGAATGGCCTGTGAGCGTACTTTGCATTTTCACAGCGGTCAGGCCGAAAGCACCACCATCTTTTCGGAACCTGATTTGATGGAACGTCGTATTCGGGAACATCTGCCAAAGTCCATTCAGAAGATTCCACTGCGGATTGATGTGGCTCGCCATTATCATCGCCCCAGTGCACGGCGGCCGGTGGGCAAACAGAATTACTGGTACGATCCGGCCAGTGGGCAGTCTTTCGAACTGGATGACGACGAGTTATTCAGGAGCCTGCCAACCAGCTTCATCATTTTCCGCATCTACAGCCGCGACCACGGCCACGATAAGGAGCTGAGCGCGGCATTGCAAAAGGTATCCGGAGGCACCGGGGGCGATACGAAAACCAACATGTAG
- the selA gene encoding L-seryl-tRNA(Sec) selenium transferase, translated as MKHGLSLLPSVTELLQACDQCPQLSRVPNLLLKRWIRTTLHERRSELAEGRALDHEDRHSEKNLLTGRLRLLATRSENQQIRKVINATGIVIHTGLGRSPLSQWALSAIADCSGCANVELNLETGQRTHRGFQTEEKLQALTGCEDSIIVNNNAAATLLTLHAVQEGVRNEVLISRGQLVEIGGSFRLPEIFSLSGAMMREIGTTNRTRLSDYEINIRATTAAILRVHPSNYRVVGFTESPSISALCQLGQRNGLPVIDDIGSGSLIDPAQSNGVTQTLSAPVQAADEPTFSASLAAGADLVLGSGDKLLGGPQCGIIVGSRHWIRRLRQHPLARAVRVDKLTLAALSATLDHYLNHQIDQIPVWRMLRETVPDLRCRAEWLASQLPISDRATIDIEADESETGGGSLPTMLLPTIVLRLRVQGISTNILAQRLRTGRPGVVPRISDDAVVIDLRSVLPEDVGVLAECLTKVMLP; from the coding sequence GTGAAACATGGTCTCTCGCTGCTTCCATCGGTCACAGAGTTGCTTCAGGCATGCGATCAATGTCCGCAGCTGAGCCGAGTGCCGAATCTGTTATTGAAACGCTGGATCCGCACGACGTTACACGAACGACGTTCAGAACTGGCTGAAGGCAGGGCACTTGACCATGAAGATCGCCACTCTGAAAAGAATCTCCTGACGGGCCGACTGCGTTTGCTGGCAACAAGGTCAGAGAATCAGCAGATCCGAAAAGTCATCAACGCGACGGGCATCGTGATCCACACAGGTCTCGGAAGATCACCGCTGAGCCAATGGGCTCTTTCCGCCATCGCTGATTGCAGCGGATGCGCCAACGTTGAACTGAATCTTGAGACCGGCCAGCGCACTCACAGAGGGTTTCAGACGGAAGAAAAACTGCAGGCATTAACAGGTTGTGAAGACAGCATAATTGTCAACAACAATGCCGCAGCCACACTGCTGACGCTGCACGCGGTTCAGGAAGGCGTGCGTAACGAGGTGCTGATTAGTCGCGGGCAGTTGGTCGAGATTGGTGGTTCTTTCCGGCTGCCTGAAATCTTTTCACTGAGTGGTGCCATGATGCGGGAGATCGGCACAACGAATCGAACTCGGCTGAGCGACTATGAAATCAACATCCGTGCGACGACGGCTGCCATCCTTCGCGTGCATCCATCGAATTACAGGGTGGTAGGCTTTACCGAATCGCCGTCCATCAGTGCTCTTTGCCAACTTGGCCAACGAAACGGTTTGCCTGTCATCGACGACATCGGAAGCGGTAGCCTGATCGATCCCGCGCAATCGAACGGAGTCACTCAGACATTATCCGCACCGGTTCAGGCCGCGGATGAACCCACATTCTCTGCATCGCTGGCAGCGGGTGCGGATCTCGTCCTGGGAAGCGGAGACAAATTGCTGGGCGGACCACAATGTGGAATCATCGTGGGAAGCCGACACTGGATCCGTCGACTTCGGCAGCATCCGCTCGCCCGTGCGGTGCGCGTCGACAAGCTGACACTGGCCGCGTTATCCGCAACGCTCGATCATTATCTGAATCATCAAATCGACCAGATTCCCGTCTGGCGCATGCTTCGCGAAACTGTGCCTGACCTCCGATGCCGAGCGGAATGGCTGGCATCTCAGCTTCCCATTTCGGACCGGGCAACGATCGATATCGAAGCGGATGAATCGGAAACCGGGGGCGGATCGCTGCCGACAATGTTACTACCAACGATTGTTCTTCGGCTCCGGGTTCAGGGCATTTCGACCAATATACTGGCCCAGCGACTGAGAACCGGACGTCCAGGTGTTGTTCCCCGGATTTCCGATGATGCAGTCGTCATCGATTTACGGAGTGTCTTGCCTGAAGACGTGGGGGTTCTTGCAGAATGCCTGACGAAAGTCATGTTACCCTGA
- the rsmG gene encoding 16S rRNA (guanine(527)-N(7))-methyltransferase RsmG: MTTNESDMPEDAATSHPETLPQETSDTLSMALETFDVKVDSRAVPELERYCELLWDWNSKLNLTRHTDFDAFVTRDLIDTQHLIDQIPKGARVLDVGSGGGVPGIPAAILRPDLRISLADSVAKKAAALQSIVQTMNLKVAVQPDRAENVLKRKRFDVVTARAVAPAEKMLRWFEQRWDSIGELLLIKGRRWPDEEAAAAEAGLLDHLRVEIIDSWSTCGRDGNSVLVSISRIK; encoded by the coding sequence ATGACAACCAACGAATCTGATATGCCGGAAGATGCTGCGACTTCGCATCCGGAGACATTACCTCAGGAAACGTCCGATACGCTTTCGATGGCTCTCGAAACCTTCGATGTCAAAGTTGATTCGCGAGCGGTGCCCGAGCTGGAGCGATACTGCGAATTGTTGTGGGACTGGAATTCGAAGCTGAATCTCACTCGGCACACAGACTTCGATGCTTTTGTGACTCGGGATCTGATCGACACGCAACACCTGATCGATCAGATTCCGAAGGGGGCCAGGGTTCTGGATGTTGGTTCGGGGGGTGGTGTTCCGGGCATACCGGCGGCTATTCTCAGACCGGACCTTCGGATTTCACTGGCAGATTCGGTTGCAAAGAAAGCGGCCGCGCTGCAATCAATCGTGCAAACGATGAACCTGAAGGTGGCTGTTCAGCCGGACCGGGCGGAAAACGTCCTGAAGCGGAAGCGATTCGATGTCGTGACAGCTCGCGCAGTCGCCCCGGCTGAGAAAATGCTGCGATGGTTCGAGCAGCGCTGGGACTCGATCGGCGAATTGCTGCTGATCAAGGGTCGGCGATGGCCGGACGAAGAAGCAGCCGCTGCGGAAGCCGGCTTGCTCGATCACCTTCGGGTCGAAATCATAGATTCCTGGAGCACCTGTGGCCGAGACGGTAACAGCGTACTTGTCAGCATAAGCCGGATCAAATAG
- a CDS encoding SgcJ/EcaC family oxidoreductase has product MTDDIAIRDLQRTWLRATEDGDIATISGLMTDDVVFLTPGRPPFGRQEFIQSFQGMIGQVAMHCRGEYEEIIVTGDFAYARARLDITVTPKIGGVPKHLSGNTLSILRRSPNGEWKLCRDANLLTPADS; this is encoded by the coding sequence ATGACAGATGATATTGCGATTCGTGACCTTCAACGAACCTGGTTGCGCGCGACAGAAGACGGTGACATCGCCACAATCAGCGGACTAATGACCGACGATGTTGTGTTCCTGACACCGGGAAGACCACCGTTTGGACGGCAGGAGTTCATTCAGTCATTCCAGGGAATGATCGGTCAGGTTGCAATGCATTGTCGCGGAGAATACGAGGAAATCATCGTCACTGGCGACTTCGCTTATGCCAGGGCTCGACTCGACATCACTGTGACGCCAAAGATCGGTGGTGTTCCGAAACATTTATCAGGAAATACTCTGTCAATTCTTCGGCGATCCCCCAACGGCGAATGGAAACTTTGTCGCGATGCAAACCTGCTGACGCCGGCAGACAGCTGA
- a CDS encoding Gfo/Idh/MocA family oxidoreductase, producing MPRQETRRSFLTNTSLAGLAAASSPYWFAPSSFAAPFRSANDRPVLGCIGTGDRWNAVGPNAMKFSECAAVCDVDEAHKEKGKAKALELNGKKGVDRQVEMHEDYRRILDRSDIDVVTIVTPDHWHSKIAIEAMKAGKDVYCEKPLTLTIDEGKQIRKVLDETGRVFQVGTQQRSEMALRFLHAVAIIREGRIGDLKTVTCAIGGAPSCDSLPVVDVPAGLNWDMWLGQAPKVDYRSGASGGRYPHSRCHYEFRWWYEYSGGKMTDWGAHHVDIAAWAFNLENTGPVKVEPISSTHPVPLKDGVPTDDTKYNTATKFHVTATFENGSVLHIRDRADDLGFDNGLMLEGTEGRIFVNRGKLTGAAVDGLKENPLKEETLKTLYKGKEPGDHMKNFFECVVDRSQPISDVYSHHRAMTVCHLANIAIRLDRPINWNPETEQIVGDAAAAQWQAREQRKGYEIQV from the coding sequence ATGCCGCGTCAGGAAACCCGTCGGTCATTTCTTACGAACACAAGCCTTGCGGGATTGGCGGCAGCCTCAAGCCCCTACTGGTTTGCTCCTTCGTCTTTTGCAGCCCCGTTTCGAAGTGCGAACGATCGACCTGTGCTCGGTTGTATTGGCACCGGGGACCGCTGGAATGCCGTTGGTCCTAATGCGATGAAGTTCAGTGAATGTGCGGCGGTTTGCGACGTCGACGAAGCGCACAAGGAAAAAGGGAAGGCTAAAGCTCTCGAACTGAACGGGAAGAAAGGCGTCGACCGACAGGTCGAAATGCACGAAGACTATCGCAGGATTCTGGATCGCAGTGATATCGATGTGGTCACAATTGTAACGCCCGACCACTGGCACAGCAAAATTGCGATTGAAGCCATGAAGGCGGGCAAAGACGTCTACTGCGAAAAACCTCTGACCCTGACTATTGACGAAGGAAAACAGATTCGAAAGGTTCTGGACGAGACGGGTCGTGTGTTCCAGGTCGGAACGCAGCAAAGAAGTGAAATGGCCCTCCGGTTTCTGCATGCTGTTGCCATCATTCGCGAGGGACGCATCGGTGATCTCAAAACGGTCACTTGTGCAATTGGTGGGGCTCCTTCGTGCGATTCTCTGCCGGTTGTGGATGTGCCAGCCGGTCTGAACTGGGATATGTGGCTCGGTCAGGCACCGAAAGTGGATTATCGCTCCGGAGCCTCCGGTGGACGCTATCCGCACTCACGATGCCACTACGAATTCCGCTGGTGGTACGAGTACTCCGGTGGAAAGATGACCGACTGGGGCGCACATCACGTGGATATCGCCGCGTGGGCCTTCAATCTTGAAAATACCGGCCCCGTCAAGGTCGAGCCGATTTCTTCGACACATCCCGTCCCACTGAAAGATGGCGTTCCGACAGATGACACTAAGTACAACACGGCGACAAAATTCCATGTGACCGCGACCTTCGAAAACGGTTCTGTGCTTCACATCCGCGACCGAGCGGACGACCTGGGATTCGATAACGGATTGATGCTCGAGGGCACGGAAGGCCGTATCTTCGTGAACAGAGGTAAACTCACCGGGGCGGCGGTTGATGGATTGAAAGAAAATCCGCTGAAAGAGGAAACTCTGAAGACTCTGTACAAAGGCAAAGAGCCCGGAGACCATATGAAGAACTTCTTCGAATGTGTCGTCGATCGAAGCCAGCCAATCAGTGACGTCTACAGCCACCATCGTGCCATGACCGTTTGCCACCTGGCGAACATCGCTATTCGTCTGGATCGGCCGATCAACTGGAATCCTGAAACAGAACAGATCGTTGGGGATGCTGCTGCAGCCCAGTGGCAGGCCCGTGAGCAACGAAAAGGCTACGAGATTCAGGTTTGA
- a CDS encoding porin, producing the protein MLKRTWKSWLATTAMVCGLATGTTYASDGCCAPTTASACCQQCDQIFADAGQKLSDQLASMSCCNAASCCAPPAVSCCAPSACGDPCSLDSCIADACGEAGCGDGCGEGCDSLFGECGSGITIGGWAQFGYHSGVTPLSTVRNQGLAFNDHPHRLNLHQGWLYAEKIADGSNGLDWGFRADFMYGVDASSTQAFGNNPGRFDFQNGWDRGAGYGWALPQLYAEVAAGDVSVKIGHFYTLVGYEVVTAPGNFFYSHALTMYNSEPFTHTGAIATYNASDELTLYGGWTAGWDTGFDRFNSGSNFLGGFSSSLTEDVTLTYINTVGNLGWRGHGYSHSIVVDTAVNDKLNYVLQSDVVRAGAYDTIGINNYLFYTLTDNVKAGTRVEWWKADGFSRYEATWGVNVTPMENLVVRPEVRYDWGADPNNGGADLTTTTFGIDAILSF; encoded by the coding sequence ATGCTGAAACGAACATGGAAGTCATGGCTCGCAACCACTGCGATGGTATGCGGGCTAGCGACGGGAACGACCTACGCATCGGACGGTTGTTGTGCACCAACCACAGCAAGCGCCTGTTGCCAACAATGTGACCAGATCTTTGCTGATGCTGGTCAGAAGCTGTCAGACCAGCTGGCTTCAATGAGTTGCTGCAACGCAGCTTCCTGCTGTGCTCCGCCTGCCGTTTCCTGCTGTGCTCCGTCCGCATGTGGCGACCCCTGCAGCCTTGACAGCTGCATCGCAGATGCTTGTGGCGAAGCTGGTTGTGGCGACGGCTGTGGAGAAGGGTGCGATTCGCTGTTCGGTGAATGCGGAAGCGGCATCACGATTGGCGGATGGGCACAATTCGGCTATCACAGTGGTGTGACACCACTGTCAACGGTCCGCAATCAGGGTTTGGCGTTCAACGACCATCCACACCGACTGAACCTGCATCAGGGCTGGTTGTACGCAGAGAAAATTGCTGATGGATCAAATGGACTGGACTGGGGTTTCCGAGCCGATTTCATGTACGGTGTCGACGCTTCGTCAACACAGGCATTCGGCAACAATCCTGGACGGTTTGATTTCCAGAACGGCTGGGATCGTGGTGCAGGCTACGGCTGGGCACTTCCACAGTTGTACGCAGAAGTTGCCGCTGGCGACGTCAGCGTCAAGATTGGTCACTTCTATACTCTGGTCGGGTACGAAGTTGTGACTGCTCCTGGTAACTTCTTCTACAGCCACGCTCTGACAATGTACAACAGCGAGCCGTTCACGCACACGGGTGCAATCGCCACGTACAATGCGTCAGACGAACTGACTCTGTACGGTGGATGGACAGCTGGCTGGGATACTGGTTTCGACCGATTCAACAGCGGCAGCAACTTCCTTGGTGGTTTCAGCTCTTCGCTCACAGAAGACGTGACGCTGACTTACATCAACACTGTTGGTAACCTTGGATGGCGTGGCCACGGCTATTCACACAGTATCGTTGTGGATACCGCAGTTAATGACAAACTGAACTATGTTCTGCAGAGCGACGTTGTTCGCGCCGGGGCATACGACACCATTGGCATCAACAATTACCTGTTCTACACGCTGACCGACAACGTGAAGGCTGGTACGCGAGTTGAATGGTGGAAAGCAGATGGCTTCTCTCGTTATGAAGCCACCTGGGGTGTTAACGTAACTCCAATGGAAAACCTGGTTGTGCGACCTGAAGTTCGCTACGACTGGGGTGCTGACCCAAACAATGGCGGTGCTGACCTGACGACAACGACGTTCGGCATTGACGCGATCCTTTCATTCTAG
- a CDS encoding MBL fold metallo-hydrolase: METMVRIEHLNFGWLHKPPLPPACCHCLVILSGHQAILVDTGIGMHDVNDPHQRIGAETIDAAGFKFLPEATAIRQLASLGISASTVTDIVLTHCDSDHAGGLSDFPHARVHVSAEEKDNLDAGNPRYTPQQFSHGPDWHTYSKNDSDIFGLPSRRIRTSSDTDIRLVPLFGHTHGHCGVAINHDGAWTLHVGDAYYLRDELTNENHPVSQLATLRADNNELRIQSLGKLRQLTRQSGFDLTYFGYHDVTELPDNIPMLDDVA, from the coding sequence ATGGAAACAATGGTGCGAATCGAACACTTAAACTTCGGCTGGCTGCACAAGCCTCCGTTGCCGCCGGCATGTTGCCACTGTCTTGTGATCCTGTCCGGGCATCAAGCTATCCTGGTTGACACCGGAATCGGCATGCACGATGTCAACGATCCCCATCAGCGCATCGGGGCCGAGACCATCGATGCAGCTGGCTTCAAGTTTCTTCCGGAAGCAACAGCGATTCGTCAGTTAGCATCACTCGGAATCTCGGCTTCCACAGTCACTGATATCGTATTGACACACTGTGACTCCGACCATGCGGGTGGCCTTTCAGATTTTCCGCATGCGCGTGTTCACGTATCGGCGGAAGAAAAAGACAACCTTGACGCCGGTAATCCTCGGTACACACCCCAGCAATTCTCGCACGGGCCTGACTGGCACACCTACTCAAAAAACGACTCCGACATATTCGGGCTGCCCTCACGGCGGATCAGGACGTCATCAGACACAGACATTCGACTTGTCCCCCTTTTTGGCCACACCCATGGGCATTGCGGGGTTGCAATCAATCACGACGGTGCGTGGACGCTTCATGTTGGTGACGCGTATTATCTGCGCGACGAATTGACGAATGAAAATCACCCTGTCAGCCAGCTTGCGACGCTTCGGGCTGACAACAATGAACTTCGCATCCAATCACTCGGCAAGTTGAGACAGCTGACTCGACAGAGTGGCTTCGATCTGACCTACTTCGGCTACCATGACGTTACTGAATTGCCCGACAACATTCCGATGCTCGATGACGTGGCATAA
- a CDS encoding ACT domain-containing protein, which yields MSRELIITMTAANRAGILSAVTKAMGELGADLREMSQTVVRGFFTMIFSAEFPENIDEGIIRDHLNDVCRPFDIEIGVKDPARDLSDSGNGTNSQIHALRIGGNNRPGVLRKLSSVLSIRRVDITGMHAVRTSDAAGFEMVMKVAVPTECGIEDLLKELQAAGEPFEATVELRDVPV from the coding sequence ATGTCTCGAGAACTCATCATCACCATGACAGCAGCGAACCGCGCGGGGATTCTTTCGGCCGTGACAAAGGCGATGGGAGAACTGGGCGCTGACCTGCGTGAAATGAGCCAGACCGTCGTACGCGGGTTCTTCACCATGATTTTCTCCGCGGAATTCCCGGAAAACATCGATGAAGGCATTATTCGTGACCACTTGAACGACGTTTGCCGACCCTTTGATATCGAAATCGGCGTCAAGGATCCGGCGAGAGACTTGTCTGATTCCGGCAACGGAACGAATTCGCAGATTCATGCCCTGAGAATCGGTGGCAACAATCGTCCCGGTGTCCTGCGGAAACTGTCTTCCGTGCTGAGTATTCGACGTGTTGACATCACCGGGATGCATGCCGTGCGGACATCCGATGCCGCGGGCTTTGAAATGGTGATGAAGGTGGCTGTGCCAACCGAATGCGGAATTGAAGATCTGCTGAAAGAGCTTCAGGCCGCAGGCGAGCCGTTTGAGGCGACCGTCGAACTCCGAGACGTGCCGGTCTGA
- a CDS encoding DUF5076 domain-containing protein: MKDNRRPLIMPTAAEADMNAVEMARIWLAQNKLHCVLNIGHWKETSGIDERNAWGIVLADIARHVSLALEDSTGTDSRENLKMIFKSFQSELAHKTSEHAGEWPEGRP; this comes from the coding sequence ATGAAAGACAACCGTCGACCACTGATAATGCCAACAGCCGCTGAGGCTGACATGAACGCAGTTGAGATGGCACGAATCTGGCTTGCGCAAAACAAACTTCATTGCGTGTTGAACATCGGGCACTGGAAGGAAACATCAGGAATTGACGAGCGAAATGCCTGGGGGATCGTCTTGGCTGACATTGCCCGGCATGTTTCACTTGCACTTGAGGATTCAACCGGTACGGATTCCCGTGAGAACCTGAAAATGATCTTCAAATCGTTTCAGAGTGAACTCGCTCATAAGACATCCGAGCACGCCGGGGAATGGCCTGAAGGTAGACCGTAG
- a CDS encoding TIM barrel protein, whose product MNLPSVSRRDFLHYAGLMTAAAGVPGAASSVLAANANAISTVAPVENGLKGRMYKTLKIGMVRVEGTLTDKFKAAKAAGFDGIELNAPTIDIEETRKAVAESGLPVDGTVNSTHWSVRHTDADPAVRAQALESLQTALRSTHAVGGHTTLLVVGHGKDGDEAEIWKRSIENISKAIPLAAELGVAIAIENVWNHFLYDHSGDSNQTADKFVRYVDELNSPWVGMQFDIGNHWKYGSMGDWIRQLGRRIIKLDVKGFSRQEDKFKEITEGDIDWADVRAALHEINYHGWVAAEVSGGNLEKLTTIAGQMDKAFGLA is encoded by the coding sequence ATGAATCTCCCATCCGTCTCTCGCCGCGACTTTCTTCATTATGCAGGACTGATGACGGCAGCCGCCGGTGTTCCCGGGGCTGCGTCCTCTGTTTTGGCTGCAAACGCCAACGCTATCAGCACTGTGGCTCCTGTTGAAAACGGATTGAAGGGCCGCATGTATAAGACCCTGAAAATAGGAATGGTACGTGTCGAGGGAACGCTGACCGACAAATTCAAGGCGGCCAAAGCGGCCGGATTCGATGGGATCGAATTAAACGCTCCGACAATCGACATCGAAGAGACCCGCAAAGCCGTAGCAGAGAGTGGCCTGCCTGTTGATGGCACCGTCAATTCAACACATTGGTCGGTTCGACACACAGACGCAGATCCTGCTGTGCGTGCTCAGGCGCTCGAATCACTGCAGACCGCGCTTCGGTCAACGCATGCAGTTGGTGGGCACACCACGCTGCTGGTCGTTGGGCATGGAAAAGATGGTGACGAGGCGGAAATCTGGAAGCGTTCCATTGAGAACATCTCCAAGGCGATCCCTCTGGCGGCAGAACTGGGTGTTGCGATCGCCATCGAAAACGTCTGGAATCATTTCCTTTACGACCACAGCGGAGATTCTAACCAGACCGCCGACAAATTCGTTCGATACGTGGATGAGCTGAATTCACCGTGGGTCGGCATGCAGTTTGACATCGGTAATCACTGGAAGTACGGCAGCATGGGCGATTGGATTCGTCAACTTGGTCGCCGCATCATCAAGCTGGACGTCAAAGGGTTCTCCCGCCAGGAAGACAAGTTCAAGGAAATCACGGAAGGTGATATCGACTGGGCTGACGTACGTGCCGCATTGCACGAAATCAACTATCACGGCTGGGTGGCTGCTGAAGTTTCCGGCGGCAACCTGGAAAAACTGACAACGATTGCAGGGCAAATGGATAAAGCCTTTGGCCTGGCATGA
- a CDS encoding 3-oxoacyl-[acyl-carrier-protein] synthase III C-terminal domain-containing protein yields MVSQLTHPALTHIVDVFDQIDLFESLNNDRIVELSKLGNQSGFSSIDAIRRSTGISNRRILATGRTAIDLAERLINRLESTTGIMLGDFAKVFLCHSHTSGQEVVDLASTLTRRHELPRSLIQPVNYGCCGFLKMLQDGAEWLESHRSPNTRIAILAVETPETWHDGSDRLFCGIVSAGAAAAVLQGIPGIDADVSGSQTGLPFSVIRADDFKIPVERRPNSNPLFHKEWADCFTFRGESSYRNVMRMNAEPVFLNGIELMLNNLRNAIMSIDRQPGERVIVLPHQPSGKLLRALIATARQEFPDFQFLNNLDQYGNTISCSVPTILSRLDQVLAANQFPPVQQGDHIILLAAGICMAEIENHMSAGHACFRWVNGILNCQVAPANNSSRVEAKSVSVPNQT; encoded by the coding sequence ATGGTTTCACAGCTTACACATCCCGCATTGACCCACATTGTCGACGTGTTCGATCAGATTGATCTGTTCGAATCGCTGAATAACGACCGCATTGTGGAGTTATCGAAGCTCGGCAACCAATCCGGCTTCTCCAGCATAGATGCTATCCGTCGATCGACGGGCATTTCGAACCGCCGGATTCTTGCAACAGGCCGCACCGCCATCGATCTGGCAGAACGACTGATCAATCGACTGGAATCGACCACCGGCATCATGCTGGGGGATTTTGCGAAGGTCTTTCTGTGTCATTCCCATACCAGTGGTCAGGAAGTGGTCGATCTCGCAAGCACGCTCACGCGGCGGCACGAGCTTCCTCGATCGCTCATCCAACCCGTCAACTACGGCTGTTGCGGCTTTCTGAAAATGCTGCAGGACGGCGCAGAATGGCTGGAATCGCATCGAAGTCCGAACACTCGGATTGCCATTCTCGCCGTGGAAACCCCCGAAACATGGCATGATGGATCGGACCGTTTGTTCTGCGGAATTGTATCGGCCGGGGCAGCCGCAGCCGTTTTGCAGGGGATTCCCGGCATCGACGCTGATGTGAGTGGTTCACAAACAGGTCTGCCCTTTTCTGTAATTCGGGCGGATGATTTTAAGATTCCGGTAGAACGTCGACCAAATTCCAATCCCCTGTTCCATAAAGAATGGGCAGATTGCTTCACTTTCCGCGGTGAGTCGAGTTACCGCAATGTCATGCGGATGAACGCAGAACCTGTTTTTCTGAACGGCATCGAATTGATGCTGAACAACCTGCGCAATGCGATCATGTCGATTGATCGCCAGCCGGGCGAACGCGTCATCGTCTTACCACACCAACCCAGTGGCAAGTTGCTCCGCGCATTGATTGCAACGGCCCGCCAGGAGTTCCCGGACTTCCAGTTTCTGAACAATCTGGACCAGTATGGCAACACGATCTCGTGCTCTGTGCCAACCATTCTGTCCCGACTGGACCAGGTGCTCGCAGCAAACCAGTTTCCGCCGGTCCAGCAAGGCGATCATATCATTCTGCTTGCTGCCGGTATTTGTATGGCGGAAATTGAAAATCATATGTCCGCCGGTCACGCCTGTTTTCGATGGGTAAATGGTATACTTAACTGTCAGGTGGCCCCCGCAAACAACTCATCGCGTGTTGAAGCAAAGTCGGTTTCGGTACCAAACCAGACCTGA